The following is a genomic window from Geobacillus subterraneus.
CAAAAAATATTTTTCGACAAAATCCCTTACATCCTTTTTCAGTTTTGTGGATATCTTACAGACCTAGGGTGCGCTTCGCGGCCACGTCTGGTTATATTTTCCTGCCGCGGGGGGAAGCATATTCGATGCACCCTTTGGATCTCCGCGTCGCTGATGAGGACGAACCCTCCCATGTCTCCGGGCGTCTTCGCGCCAACATTCCCTCGTTCGGTCTCGTCATCAGGCGGAGGCCGGCCAAGCTCCTTTAGGGACTCAAGGTCGAATCGATGAAATCACGCCAGCTTCTCCGGTGTCATCTCGTTGTCCAACGATTCTTCCGTTCGCAGGGGGGAGGCCTTAGGCCGCCCGTTGCACCTGGGACAAGACGTCCTGTTTCATTCGCTCCGCGTCAAACGCTTGTTTCTTCGTACAAATCGCAAACAGCACATTCAACAGCTTCCGGCACAAGGCGACGATGGACTGCTTTCCGGTCAGCGGATTGACGGATCGGGTCGTATAATACTCATGCAGCTCGCGAAACGCCTCGTTATGCCGAATCAGCGGAATCATCGCCCGAAACAGCACCGAGCGCAACCGTTTCCGTCCCCGTTTGGAGATGTGCTTTTGCCCTTTGCGCTGGCCGGAGGAGTTCTCCTTGAGCGTCAGGCCCGCCAACTTCACCAATTGGCGCGGGTCCCGATAATGGGCGAAGCTGCCGATCTCCGCCAGCAGATCGATGATCGTGGCGTCTCCCAACCCGTCGACCGTTTTCAACCATTGGTACTCCATCGTCGTTTGAACCAATGCCTTCAACTCGGCGTCCAGTGCAGCGATCTCCGCCTCCAATTGGCGGTATCGGCGGACGAGCGCGGCGATCTCAAACCGGGCCATCGCTGTCCCTTCCGTCACCCCAATCGAGTCCTTCGCGGTGTTGATCAACGCCTGAATTTTGGCCTTCTGCGGGCATTTCATCCCTTCGCTTTGCCGGTACACCTCAAGAAGCTCCTCCACCGTCCGGCCGGCCATATCAGCCGGAAGCGGCGTCCACTCCAACACCGAAAGCGCCGTTTTCCCCAAGTCACGAAACACGGTCCAAAACTCTGGAAAATACCGATCCGTCCAGCGGACGATCGCGTTTTTCACCGCCGTCTGTTCCTTGCGGAGCTTCTCTTTGAGCGTGCTCCCCACGCGCAAATCGGCTTCAATCTCGTGCAGCAGCCGGGGAACGAGGAATCGTCCGTCTTTTGCCAGTCTGGCAATGACCAGGGCGTCTTTGGCGTCGTGTTTCGTCGGCAGGTTGTCATCAAGTTCTTTCGACCGGCACACATGCGCCGGGTTGACCATGACCAACGGGATCCCGTGCTCCTCGAGGAAGTAGGCCAGGTTCAACCAGTAGTGCCCGGTCGGCTCCACGGCGACGATCACCTCTGACTTCCCGAACGCTTGCATCGCCCCCTGAATCGCTTTATACAGCTGTTGAAACCCCTCTTTCGACTGGAAGATCGGGAACGATTTGCGAAGCACGCGCCCCCGGTCATCCACGAAGCAGGCGTAGTGGGTTCGTTTCGCGATATCAATACCCACGACAAGCGTTTGTTCGGTTACTTGATCAATTTTATAGTTTTGTGTACAATTCATCTGAAGTCCTCCTTGGTATGGTGAGTGATGTGGTTGACACCCCTGTATCATACCAAGAGGGCTT
Proteins encoded in this region:
- a CDS encoding IS110 family transposase yields the protein MNCTQNYKIDQVTEQTLVVGIDIAKRTHYACFVDDRGRVLRKSFPIFQSKEGFQQLYKAIQGAMQAFGKSEVIVAVEPTGHYWLNLAYFLEEHGIPLVMVNPAHVCRSKELDDNLPTKHDAKDALVIARLAKDGRFLVPRLLHEIEADLRVGSTLKEKLRKEQTAVKNAIVRWTDRYFPEFWTVFRDLGKTALSVLEWTPLPADMAGRTVEELLEVYRQSEGMKCPQKAKIQALINTAKDSIGVTEGTAMARFEIAALVRRYRQLEAEIAALDAELKALVQTTMEYQWLKTVDGLGDATIIDLLAEIGSFAHYRDPRQLVKLAGLTLKENSSGQRKGQKHISKRGRKRLRSVLFRAMIPLIRHNEAFRELHEYYTTRSVNPLTGKQSIVALCRKLLNVLFAICTKKQAFDAERMKQDVLSQVQRAA